From the Bacteroidia bacterium genome, one window contains:
- the porU gene encoding type IX secretion system sortase PorU, translating into MLKKIVVFLFFISSSLSLLAQSDVGLRYLKWKNPVVETLPDGREVSYICFQKAIYDSKTQPLPTYYETIKLSGNPTDISVSLINDVYEPLTSAEVNLATQKNIFLSTKIKIIANVGYSQKQAFAQIKFIPIRKNTFTGAYEKLVSFSFIIQNVKEELKTHRTGSMSFAANSVLATGKWYKIGVTQDGIYKLSYQYLKNIGMDMTTINPKNIRVYGNGGGMLPLPNSTFRHDDLVEDPIFVNEQNNTTLDSAGYLLFYGQGPVIWKYDSTDTRFHHQSNYYSDTTFYFITADLGAGKRIANIPSATQSITNTVSSFDDYNYHELDGVNLIRSGNQWYGEQFNILNSYNFSFNFPNIDVSSKVWVNTDLVARSSSNGSFSVSSQSGSTTLITTPVAVTCFDCIYASEADSSYVFTPSSSNITVTVTNNTPAAVGWLNFIELNARRQLTMVGNQMEFQDTKSVGATNISQFNVSSFLPITIWDVTDPTNAQQITMSLSGTTYQYTLPTPTLRKFISFTGNNFLIPQNFGSVANQNLHAYQRADLIIVTNPKFVNQANNLANFHANQDNLNVVVATTNQIYNEFSGGEQDPVGIRDFVKMFYDRASNPSNAPKYLLLMGRGSYDNKYRIPNNTDYIPTYESDNSLDPTSSYVSDDFYALLDDNEGDWTSSYMLDIGVGRMPVQTTQDAQNIINKVIRYETKTGALASSGNNCNCGSQAQNYNLTDWRNQICFVAHDGDITFESQSDQLATQVETAYPDYNINKIYFDAYVEQTTPGGERYPDVENAINQQVQKGAFIVNYLGHGGVFGWGLERVLSISDIQSWTNMNTLPLFITATCEFSRFDDPEQVAAGEDILLNPIGGGIGLLTTVRVVYSGPNFTLNQNFFNVLQSPMHGTFPRMGDLMMETKNLSGTNVNNRNFTFLGDPAVTPAFPHFNVTTTSVGGILATSPTMDTIKALTKVTIIGFVSDSAGSKVSNFNGIIYPTVYDKPNSITTLSNGGTANNPPFTFQLQNSVLYKGKVSVINGNFSFTFVVPKDIAYNFGKGRISYYAENGVQDAAGQFGNFVVGGSNPNPPKDVTGPSVKLYLNDNKFVYGGMTNENPQLYATVFDSSGINTVGNGIGHDITAILDRNTAGAINLNTYYQADMNSYQSGSVTYPFTGLSPGTHTLTLRVWDVYNNSSEVTTEFVVAQAAQFQLDHVLNYPNPFTTNTNFYFEQNFGCGQFAVQIQIFTVSGKLVKTIAENVQTQGFRSDPIEWNGKDDYGDKIGRGVYVYHLIVKASDGSIADKYDKLVIL; encoded by the coding sequence ATGCTAAAAAAAATAGTTGTTTTTCTTTTTTTTATTTCGTCTTCGCTTTCTTTGCTCGCTCAAAGTGATGTGGGTTTGCGTTATTTAAAATGGAAAAATCCTGTTGTTGAAACATTACCTGATGGGCGCGAGGTCTCCTATATTTGTTTCCAAAAAGCCATTTACGATTCGAAAACACAGCCGCTTCCCACGTATTATGAAACGATTAAATTGTCAGGAAATCCAACTGATATTTCCGTGAGTTTAATCAATGATGTATATGAACCTCTTACTTCAGCAGAGGTTAATTTAGCGACTCAAAAAAATATTTTTTTAAGTACTAAAATAAAAATAATTGCAAATGTGGGTTACAGTCAGAAACAAGCCTTTGCTCAAATAAAATTTATTCCCATTAGAAAAAATACTTTTACAGGAGCCTATGAAAAATTAGTTTCTTTCAGTTTTATTATTCAGAATGTAAAAGAGGAATTGAAAACGCACAGAACAGGATCCATGAGTTTCGCTGCTAATTCGGTTTTGGCAACCGGAAAGTGGTATAAAATAGGCGTAACTCAGGATGGTATTTATAAATTATCCTATCAATATCTAAAAAATATCGGGATGGATATGACAACAATTAATCCTAAAAATATCCGAGTTTATGGTAATGGAGGTGGCATGTTGCCTTTGCCCAATAGTACTTTTAGACACGATGATTTAGTAGAAGATCCTATTTTTGTAAATGAACAAAATAACACAACGCTGGACAGTGCTGGATATTTACTTTTCTATGGGCAAGGTCCAGTAATTTGGAAGTATGATTCTACCGATACTAGATTTCATCATCAAAGTAATTATTATTCTGATACCACTTTTTATTTTATTACAGCGGATTTAGGTGCAGGTAAACGAATTGCTAACATTCCTTCCGCCACACAATCTATAACAAATACGGTTAGCTCTTTTGATGATTATAATTACCACGAATTAGACGGAGTAAATTTGATACGTTCTGGAAACCAGTGGTACGGAGAACAATTTAATATACTCAATTCATATAATTTTTCTTTTAATTTTCCCAATATCGATGTTTCTTCAAAAGTTTGGGTGAATACGGATTTGGTAGCTCGAAGTAGCTCTAACGGTTCTTTTTCCGTCAGTTCACAGTCGGGATCCACAACGCTAATTACGACGCCTGTCGCAGTTACTTGCTTTGATTGTATATATGCTTCTGAAGCAGACAGCAGCTATGTATTTACTCCATCGAGCTCAAATATTACTGTAACCGTTACCAATAATACGCCAGCAGCGGTTGGTTGGTTAAATTTCATTGAATTAAATGCGAGAAGACAACTTACTATGGTTGGGAATCAAATGGAATTCCAAGATACGAAATCGGTGGGTGCAACAAATATTTCACAATTTAATGTGTCTTCTTTTCTTCCGATAACAATATGGGACGTAACAGATCCGACCAATGCGCAACAAATCACAATGTCTTTGAGCGGTACGACGTATCAATATACCTTACCAACACCAACGCTCCGAAAATTTATTTCTTTCACTGGAAATAATTTTTTAATACCACAAAATTTTGGTTCGGTTGCGAATCAGAATTTACATGCGTATCAGCGGGCAGATTTAATTATTGTTACGAATCCGAAATTTGTCAATCAAGCAAATAATTTAGCAAATTTTCATGCAAATCAGGATAATTTAAATGTTGTAGTTGCTACAACTAATCAGATTTACAATGAATTTTCTGGCGGAGAACAAGATCCTGTAGGGATTCGAGATTTTGTTAAAATGTTTTATGACCGGGCAAGTAATCCAAGCAATGCTCCTAAATATTTATTACTGATGGGGCGCGGATCTTACGATAATAAATATCGTATCCCCAATAATACAGATTACATCCCAACGTATGAATCAGACAATTCACTTGATCCTACTAGTTCCTATGTCTCAGATGATTTTTATGCTTTATTAGATGACAATGAAGGCGATTGGACTTCTAGTTATATGTTAGATATTGGCGTTGGTCGGATGCCAGTGCAAACAACTCAAGATGCACAAAATATTATCAATAAGGTGATTCGCTATGAAACGAAAACGGGTGCCTTAGCATCGAGCGGAAACAATTGTAATTGTGGATCACAAGCTCAAAACTACAATTTAACTGATTGGAGAAATCAAATTTGTTTTGTAGCGCACGATGGTGATATTACTTTTGAATCGCAATCCGATCAACTTGCTACACAAGTGGAAACCGCTTATCCAGATTATAATATAAATAAAATTTATTTTGATGCGTATGTAGAGCAAACAACGCCGGGAGGGGAACGTTATCCTGATGTCGAAAATGCAATTAACCAACAAGTTCAAAAAGGAGCATTTATTGTTAATTATCTTGGACATGGAGGCGTATTTGGTTGGGGATTGGAAAGGGTGTTAAGTATTTCGGATATTCAAAGTTGGACAAATATGAACACTCTACCATTGTTTATTACTGCAACCTGTGAGTTCAGTCGTTTTGATGATCCGGAACAAGTAGCAGCAGGGGAAGATATTTTGCTAAACCCTATTGGTGGTGGTATTGGTTTATTAACTACAGTGAGGGTTGTCTATTCAGGACCTAATTTTACGCTCAATCAGAATTTCTTTAATGTCTTACAAAGCCCTATGCATGGTACTTTTCCGAGAATGGGAGATTTAATGATGGAAACAAAAAATTTAAGCGGAACGAATGTAAACAATCGAAATTTTACTTTCTTGGGCGACCCTGCTGTAACGCCTGCTTTCCCACATTTTAATGTAACCACAACTTCCGTAGGAGGAATCCTTGCCACATCACCCACAATGGATACAATTAAAGCATTGACAAAAGTTACCATAATTGGTTTTGTGAGTGATTCTGCCGGAAGCAAGGTGTCTAATTTTAACGGAATTATTTATCCAACAGTATACGATAAGCCAAATAGTATAACGACACTTTCCAATGGTGGCACTGCAAATAATCCTCCTTTTACTTTTCAATTGCAAAATAGTGTTTTATATAAAGGAAAAGTAAGCGTCATCAATGGAAATTTTAGTTTTACTTTTGTCGTACCTAAAGATATTGCTTACAATTTCGGGAAAGGTCGCATCAGTTATTACGCCGAAAATGGGGTGCAAGATGCTGCCGGACAATTCGGTAATTTTGTTGTGGGTGGCTCCAATCCAAATCCGCCCAAAGATGTTACAGGACCGTCTGTTAAACTGTATTTAAACGACAATAAGTTTGTATATGGAGGAATGACGAACGAAAATCCACAATTATACGCGACTGTTTTTGATTCGAGTGGGATAAATACAGTAGGAAATGGCATCGGACATGATATTACAGCGATACTTGATCGCAATACTGCTGGTGCAATAAATTTGAATACCTATTATCAAGCCGATATGAATAGTTATCAAAGTGGAAGTGTTACTTATCCTTTCACAGGATTAAGTCCTGGCACACATACGCTTACGTTGAGAGTTTGGGATGTGTACAATAATTCATCCGAAGTAACAACAGAGTTTGTTGTAGCGCAAGCAGCGCAATTCCAATTGGATCACGTGTTGAATTATCCCAATCCGTTTACTACAAATACAAATTTTTATTTTGAACAAAATTTTGGCTGTGGGCAATTTGCAGTTCAAATTCAAATCTTCACCGTTTCTGGAAAATTAGTTAAAACAATCGCTGAAAATGTCCAAACACAAGGCTTTCGATCAGACCCCATTGAATGGAATGGAAAAGACGATTATGGCGATAAAATCGGACGAGGCGTTTACGTGTATCATCTAATTGTAAAGGCTTCGGATGGATCCATCGCAGATAAATACGATAAACTTGTTATTTTGTAA
- the porV gene encoding type IX secretion system outer membrane channel protein PorV → MKFLKEKKIFTLTAGIAFAGFLGAQTSNPTNLNNVGQATSGHNINTVTTAVPFLMIAPDSRSGAMGDAGVASSPDANSLHWNCSKLAFVDKQMGFSISYTPWLRALVPDINLAYLAGYYKLKNDQTISASLRYFSLGSITFTDMGGNAIGQYNPNEFALDFGYAKKLSDKWSGGMAVRYIYSNLTAGQIVSGATTHPGRSIAADINTFYQNSDITIGGKKSIWRAGLNISNIGEKMSYSSSTITDFIPTDLRLGTSITINTDEYNSFSFMVDANKLLVPTPPVYYQNHSGTDSVNAAGQYVILAGKDPNQSVVSGMISSFSDAPGGLLEEWHEIDWSIGTEYWYAKQFAIRAGYFYEDATKGDRQYVTLGAGLKYQVFSLDLAYLIPTQINNPLAHTLRFTMLFDLDGFKDQNKKTTTD, encoded by the coding sequence ATGAAGTTTTTGAAAGAAAAAAAAATTTTCACCCTCACTGCCGGAATTGCATTTGCTGGTTTTTTAGGCGCGCAAACAAGTAATCCGACTAATCTAAATAATGTTGGACAAGCTACCAGCGGACATAATATTAATACAGTTACTACGGCTGTTCCTTTTTTAATGATTGCACCTGATTCCAGGTCGGGCGCGATGGGAGACGCTGGGGTTGCTTCTTCTCCTGACGCTAATTCGCTACATTGGAATTGTTCTAAGTTAGCATTTGTTGATAAACAAATGGGTTTTTCTATTTCCTATACTCCTTGGTTGCGCGCCTTGGTGCCAGATATTAATTTAGCATACCTTGCTGGATATTATAAATTAAAAAATGATCAAACCATCTCTGCTTCATTACGCTATTTTTCTTTGGGGAGTATTACATTTACTGATATGGGAGGCAATGCTATCGGACAATACAATCCCAATGAATTTGCGCTTGATTTCGGGTATGCAAAAAAACTATCTGACAAATGGTCGGGAGGAATGGCAGTACGTTATATTTATTCCAATTTAACGGCAGGACAAATTGTCTCAGGTGCTACTACGCATCCTGGTAGGTCTATTGCTGCGGACATCAATACCTTTTATCAAAATTCTGACATTACCATTGGTGGTAAAAAAAGCATTTGGAGAGCTGGATTAAATATTTCTAATATTGGCGAAAAAATGTCATACAGCAGCAGTACGATAACCGATTTTATTCCTACTGATTTGCGTTTGGGTACTTCTATTACCATCAATACAGACGAATACAACAGTTTTTCTTTCATGGTGGATGCCAATAAACTATTAGTGCCGACACCGCCAGTATATTATCAAAATCATTCGGGTACAGATAGCGTCAACGCCGCTGGACAATATGTAATCCTCGCAGGAAAAGATCCAAACCAAAGTGTAGTAAGTGGCATGATCAGCTCTTTTTCGGATGCACCGGGTGGTTTATTAGAAGAATGGCATGAAATTGATTGGTCTATCGGAACAGAATATTGGTATGCGAAGCAATTTGCTATTCGTGCTGGCTATTTTTATGAAGATGCCACCAAAGGTGATCGGCAATATGTTACGCTTGGAGCCGGATTAAAATATCAAGTTTTTTCACTCGATTTGGCATATCTAATTCCAACGCAAATAAATAATCCTTTGGCGCATACGTTACGTTTTACCATGCTTTTTGATTTGGATGGATTTAAGGATCAGAATAAAAAAACCACGACAGATTAA
- the ispF gene encoding 2-C-methyl-D-erythritol 2,4-cyclodiphosphate synthase translates to MNIRIGFGFDVHPLKEGIDFWLGGIQLQHTKGAEGHSDADVLIHAICDALLGAANLGDIGIHFPNTSSEFKNIDSKILLRRVADLIKKEGYEIGNIDATVTLEQPKINPYIPEMKKVLSHVMGISENDISIKATTNEQLGYVGKEEGVNASAVVLIQKL, encoded by the coding sequence ATGAACATACGTATTGGATTTGGCTTTGATGTACATCCTTTAAAAGAAGGAATTGATTTTTGGTTAGGTGGAATTCAGCTTCAACATACAAAAGGCGCGGAAGGGCATTCAGATGCTGATGTATTGATTCATGCTATCTGCGATGCCTTACTTGGTGCAGCCAATCTCGGAGATATTGGTATTCATTTCCCGAATACTTCTTCCGAATTTAAAAATATTGATAGTAAAATTTTATTGAGAAGAGTAGCGGATTTAATAAAAAAGGAAGGCTACGAAATCGGGAATATTGATGCTACTGTTACGCTCGAACAACCTAAAATAAATCCATACATTCCTGAAATGAAAAAAGTGTTATCACATGTAATGGGAATTTCCGAAAATGATATTTCCATTAAAGCAACTACTAACGAACAGCTTGGTTATGTAGGTAAAGAAGAAGGCGTGAACGCTTCTGCTGTTGTGCTGATTCAAAAATTATAG
- a CDS encoding gliding motility-associated C-terminal domain-containing protein translates to MIVRKNIFLMLFICFVVFSADAQQLTPFLIGSTGNYSTNGTFSISSSVGEPITTSLFNPSLILTQGFQQPTILTVLPFAFYVSENNETCINANDGSATVHVSGGRPPFTYSWSPISSNSDSVQSLPPGIYFVTVSDSTGASKTDTINIQESQEACAIHIYTGITPNGDGHNDFWQIDNIELHPNNKVIIFNRWGSEVWKAKGYNNNNISWKGESELGKALPDGTYFYVFTIDDKTYKGWVQLTR, encoded by the coding sequence ATGATAGTTCGAAAAAATATTTTTCTGATGCTGTTTATTTGCTTCGTTGTTTTTTCAGCGGATGCCCAGCAATTAACTCCTTTTTTAATTGGCAGTACTGGAAATTACAGTACTAATGGAACATTTAGTATTTCTTCTTCCGTTGGTGAGCCTATAACAACGAGCTTATTTAATCCAAGTCTTATACTGACGCAAGGCTTTCAACAACCAACAATACTCACTGTTTTGCCTTTTGCTTTTTATGTGAGTGAAAACAATGAAACTTGTATCAATGCCAATGATGGAAGTGCAACGGTACATGTTAGTGGAGGAAGACCTCCATTCACGTATTCTTGGTCGCCTATTTCAAGCAACAGCGATTCTGTGCAATCGTTACCACCTGGAATATATTTTGTTACCGTTTCAGATTCAACCGGAGCTTCAAAAACAGATACTATCAACATACAAGAAAGTCAAGAAGCTTGTGCGATTCACATCTATACAGGAATTACGCCTAACGGCGATGGACACAACGATTTTTGGCAAATTGATAACATTGAATTGCATCCCAACAACAAGGTAATTATTTTTAACCGTTGGGGCAGCGAAGTATGGAAAGCAAAAGGATACAACAATAATAATATCTCTTGGAAAGGGGAGAGTGAATTAGGAAAAGCATTGCCGGATGGTACTTATTTTTATGTATTTACCATAGATGATAAAACATATAAAGGTTGGGTACAATTAACGCGATAG
- a CDS encoding type IX secretion system membrane protein PorP/SprF, with product MKKILLSFFCLLFGYAAFAQQDPQYSEYMFDQLAINPAYAGSCDVLSASLLARNQWVDIPGAPKTGNLILQGPLAGKNVGLGLEISSDKIGPTTNNAISGSYAYHLKLGQGKLALGIRAGIYDYQINWNEIDYKDKNDVYNSYSQTQKVIPTADAGLYYYTQTFYAGLSITHLLGSRMTDYNNPISMDASFKPHAYLNFGKGFQLSQNVILNPSILIKMAQNSPGTFDLNLNVLLDNKLWLGVSARDNYGLVLLAAFNITPQFRLGYSYDAGFNAIGMAGGAAHEMLLNYDFNTHHSKSVSPRFF from the coding sequence ATGAAAAAAATACTACTCTCCTTTTTTTGCTTGTTGTTTGGGTATGCTGCTTTTGCGCAACAAGATCCACAATACAGCGAATATATGTTTGATCAATTAGCGATAAATCCTGCTTATGCTGGAAGTTGTGATGTATTGAGCGCCTCCTTGTTGGCTCGCAACCAATGGGTAGATATTCCGGGTGCACCTAAAACAGGAAATCTTATTTTGCAAGGACCTCTTGCTGGAAAGAATGTAGGCTTGGGTTTGGAAATTAGTTCAGATAAAATTGGTCCAACTACCAACAATGCTATCAGCGGAAGCTACGCTTATCATTTAAAATTAGGACAAGGGAAATTAGCCCTGGGAATCCGTGCTGGAATTTACGATTATCAAATCAACTGGAACGAAATTGATTATAAAGATAAAAATGATGTGTATAATTCGTACAGCCAAACTCAAAAAGTAATTCCTACTGCTGATGCAGGATTGTATTATTATACTCAAACTTTTTATGCTGGGCTTAGCATTACGCATTTATTAGGAAGTCGGATGACAGATTACAATAATCCGATCAGTATGGATGCTTCTTTTAAGCCACACGCATATCTCAACTTCGGAAAAGGATTTCAGCTTTCGCAGAATGTGATATTAAATCCTTCCATTTTAATCAAAATGGCGCAAAATTCTCCAGGCACATTTGATTTGAATCTGAATGTATTGTTGGATAATAAATTATGGTTGGGTGTTTCCGCAAGGGATAATTATGGACTTGTTCTTTTAGCTGCTTTTAACATTACACCGCAATTTCGTTTAGGTTATTCATACGATGCTGGCTTTAATGCAATTGGAATGGCAGGCGGTGCCGCACACGAAATGTTATTGAATTATGATTTTAATACGCATCATTCCAAAAGCGTTTCCCCTAGATTTTTTTAA
- a CDS encoding carboxypeptidase regulatory-like domain-containing protein — MKKKLFYITFSCLLIVHCDTFAQMRKATYLYNNSDYAKAIPFYLKATKSSKNNPQALEKLADCYRLTNDYANAETYYSQLITAGDVPQAIDYYNYATILKNNGKYDKAKQEINAYLKLNPNDKNAKLQLASFDKVIEWQNDPQEYKIKNLIGINSKVAEFSPVVYKNELIFVSERNPDLVNFEDYGWTNEPYLNIYASDIKQKSDSVSFSKAHLFSNTTNTSGHDGPISFTSSGDEMYFARVNTKGKKDKNFVNRSKIYFSKRSGNSWGKVMAFTYNSDTYSVFDPCISADGQSLYFASDMSGGFGGTDIYICKRNGDTWGQPENLGSDINTSGNEVFPYLRTDGVLFFASDGQAGLGGLDIFSATQQNGKWNNVEHLGAPVNSSADDFGIYFTDTKNGYFSSNRVGGKGSDDIYSFKQTTNFIAVSGRILLSKNANDPAKNVKVNLLTDPGGQLLKSSTTDNGGNFKFNHLNPNNKYMVKMDGEDAAHLGKTKYFLADDKGKLVRVTVADNAGNKFVFRDLPADENTLSPMDEGDTTHSIAGNLLVGDNPSIPLTNAKVNLVNDKGEIVQSTTTNAFGSFVFANLPTDQNYMVKVDENDPALNGKKIMMTDRNGKEMGTTNAANNGTFSFRMLASDQNTLSQMDVKDADLRWDMKGKILSDNNKALPNMKVNLVDDKGNVIQTTTTDANGGFDFNELPTDQNYLVAMDATDTRIKKVKKLYLTDASGKVIKEINVDKSATFSFHLLQSDKTELGTIYVNDPWLKVLKMKNEKKSAKEDSLLIIENIYYDYGKWDILAAGQKTLDKVVQVMKNDLSISIELSAYTDPRGTAEFNQTLSDKRAKTAVDYIVAHGISFKRISGKGYGKTKLLNDCGTQPCTEEQYAINRRTEFKVIRK; from the coding sequence ATGAAAAAGAAACTTTTTTACATCACCTTTTCTTGCTTGCTTATTGTTCATTGTGATACGTTCGCGCAAATGCGTAAAGCAACTTATTTGTACAACAATTCGGATTATGCGAAAGCTATTCCGTTTTATCTGAAAGCAACAAAATCGAGTAAAAATAATCCGCAAGCATTGGAGAAATTAGCGGATTGTTACCGCTTAACAAACGATTACGCTAACGCCGAAACCTATTATTCGCAATTGATTACAGCGGGGGATGTGCCTCAAGCCATTGATTATTACAATTACGCAACGATTCTCAAAAACAATGGAAAATACGATAAAGCCAAACAAGAAATCAATGCGTATTTAAAATTAAATCCGAATGATAAAAATGCGAAATTGCAACTCGCGTCTTTCGATAAAGTAATAGAATGGCAAAACGATCCGCAAGAATATAAAATTAAAAACCTGATTGGCATAAATTCAAAAGTGGCTGAATTTTCTCCTGTTGTTTATAAAAATGAATTGATTTTTGTTTCGGAACGCAATCCTGATTTAGTGAATTTCGAAGATTATGGTTGGACAAACGAACCGTATTTGAATATCTATGCCAGCGACATAAAACAGAAAAGTGATTCTGTTAGCTTCAGCAAAGCTCATTTATTCTCCAATACTACCAATACCAGCGGACATGATGGACCAATTTCATTCACCTCTTCTGGCGATGAAATGTATTTTGCACGCGTAAATACAAAAGGAAAAAAAGACAAGAACTTTGTGAACCGATCGAAAATATATTTTTCTAAACGCTCCGGAAACTCTTGGGGAAAAGTAATGGCGTTTACTTATAACAGCGATACATACTCCGTGTTTGATCCCTGTATTTCAGCAGATGGACAATCGCTTTATTTCGCTTCAGATATGTCGGGAGGTTTTGGAGGAACAGACATTTATATTTGTAAAAGAAATGGAGATACTTGGGGACAACCAGAAAATTTGGGCTCCGATATCAATACTTCTGGCAACGAAGTGTTTCCTTATCTGAGAACAGATGGCGTTTTATTTTTCGCTTCTGACGGTCAAGCCGGATTGGGCGGATTGGATATTTTTTCGGCTACGCAACAAAACGGCAAATGGAACAATGTAGAACATTTAGGCGCGCCTGTTAATTCTTCTGCCGATGATTTCGGGATTTACTTTACAGATACTAAAAATGGGTATTTCTCTTCCAACAGAGTAGGAGGAAAGGGAAGCGATGATATTTATTCTTTCAAACAAACTACTAATTTCATTGCAGTATCCGGTAGGATTTTATTGAGCAAAAATGCAAACGATCCCGCAAAAAATGTGAAAGTAAATTTATTGACCGATCCTGGTGGGCAATTGTTAAAAAGCTCTACGACTGACAATGGCGGCAATTTTAAATTCAATCACCTCAATCCAAATAACAAATACATGGTGAAAATGGATGGTGAGGATGCCGCACATCTCGGTAAGACAAAATATTTTTTGGCAGACGATAAGGGCAAATTAGTACGTGTAACGGTGGCGGACAATGCAGGAAACAAATTTGTTTTTCGGGATTTACCTGCCGATGAGAATACTTTATCTCCTATGGATGAAGGGGATACAACACACTCCATTGCCGGAAATTTATTGGTCGGCGACAATCCTTCAATACCTTTAACCAATGCGAAAGTAAATTTGGTAAACGACAAAGGCGAAATCGTGCAAAGTACTACGACCAATGCCTTCGGATCCTTTGTATTTGCTAATTTACCTACCGATCAAAACTACATGGTAAAAGTAGACGAGAATGATCCTGCCCTTAACGGAAAAAAAATTATGATGACGGATCGTAATGGCAAAGAAATGGGTACTACCAATGCCGCCAACAATGGTACGTTTAGTTTCCGAATGCTTGCTTCCGACCAAAACACGCTTTCGCAGATGGATGTAAAAGACGCGGATTTGCGTTGGGATATGAAAGGAAAGATTCTATCCGATAACAACAAAGCTTTGCCGAATATGAAAGTGAATTTGGTAGATGACAAAGGAAACGTGATACAAACGACTACAACTGATGCCAACGGAGGATTTGATTTCAACGAATTGCCTACCGACCAAAACTATTTGGTAGCGATGGACGCCACCGATACACGCATCAAGAAAGTAAAAAAACTCTATTTAACAGATGCGAGCGGAAAAGTAATCAAAGAAATTAATGTCGATAAAAGCGCCACTTTCTCCTTTCATTTATTACAAAGCGACAAAACCGAATTGGGAACTATTTATGTGAACGATCCTTGGTTGAAAGTCTTAAAAATGAAAAACGAGAAGAAATCAGCGAAGGAAGATAGCTTACTCATCATTGAAAACATCTATTACGATTATGGTAAATGGGACATTTTAGCTGCCGGGCAAAAAACATTAGACAAAGTGGTGCAAGTAATGAAAAACGATCTGAGCATTTCCATCGAATTAAGTGCCTATACCGATCCGCGTGGAACTGCCGAATTTAACCAAACACTTTCCGACAAACGTGCCAAAACGGCTGTGGATTATATTGTAGCACATGGCATCAGTTTTAAACGAATTTCAGGTAAAGGATATGGTAAAACAAAGCTTCTAAATGATTGTGGCACACAACCCTGTACAGAAGAACAATATGCTATTAACCGACGA